The following are encoded in a window of Armatimonas rosea genomic DNA:
- a CDS encoding response regulator yields MNPVVLFFLGMLVGIVALLVLLWFVPSSESSKPDPRPTLPPFPPNPVPQGEHILVVDDNPQLADQVAACLREAGYAVEIVHSAEEAWVSLRLKLPVLVITDDILPGADGWELLRCTRRSELMDIIPVVRLGEKEHERFMFGYPGFMFDMELVKPFDCEELVSFVRRILQPASVEGERYRI; encoded by the coding sequence ATGAACCCCGTCGTTCTTTTCTTCCTGGGTATGCTCGTGGGCATCGTCGCCCTCCTTGTCTTGCTCTGGTTCGTGCCTTCATCGGAGTCAAGCAAGCCCGATCCGCGCCCGACTCTTCCACCCTTTCCCCCGAACCCCGTTCCTCAAGGGGAGCATATTCTGGTGGTGGACGATAATCCCCAACTTGCCGACCAGGTCGCTGCCTGCCTCCGAGAGGCTGGCTATGCGGTCGAGATCGTCCACAGCGCCGAAGAAGCCTGGGTTTCGCTGCGTCTCAAGCTCCCCGTTCTCGTCATTACTGATGACATCCTGCCTGGCGCAGATGGCTGGGAGCTGCTGCGCTGTACTCGACGTTCCGAACTGATGGATATAATTCCAGTAGTTCGTCTAGGAGAAAAAGAGCATGAGCGATTTATGTTTGGTTATCCCGGCTTCATGTTTGACATGGAACTTGTAAAACCGTTTGACTGTGAAGAGCTGGTGTCTTTTGTGCGGCGGATTTTACAGCCTGCGTCCGTTGAAGGTGAGCGGTATCGGATCTAG
- a CDS encoding response regulator transcription factor encodes MDERLLPLPDKPIPQGEHILVVDDTPAMANLIAGYLCEAGYNVEIAHNAEEAWESLLQKLPLLITVDDFLPGVSGLGLCYRLRDLSDEGNIWSNTIMIADNSMPEHLLWGYRQPLISIYLTKPFNPKELLWSVRRILKTSSKGDERYRI; translated from the coding sequence ATGGACGAGCGTCTTCTTCCACTCCCCGACAAACCCATCCCACAAGGCGAGCATATTCTAGTGGTGGACGATACGCCTGCCATGGCGAATCTGATCGCGGGCTATCTTTGCGAGGCTGGCTACAACGTTGAGATTGCCCACAACGCGGAAGAAGCCTGGGAATCGCTTTTGCAGAAGCTTCCGCTCTTGATCACTGTTGATGACTTCTTGCCAGGAGTAAGTGGACTCGGATTATGCTATCGGTTACGAGACTTGAGTGACGAGGGAAACATCTGGTCAAATACGATAATGATTGCTGATAATTCTATGCCTGAACATCTCCTTTGGGGATATAGGCAACCTCTAATAAGTATCTATCTTACGAAGCCCTTCAACCCTAAAGAGCTTCTTTGGTCTGTTCGGCGTATTTTAAAAACTTCGTCGAAGGGAGATGAGCGGTATCGGATTTAG
- a CDS encoding HD-GYP domain-containing protein, whose protein sequence is MSLTVEELERLRTENEQMKKALHAAEQRRALLDHIGAHLQQTLRLEDLIPRLFIEVNAALRAEAQSLWLADHLNQRVTCRFATGPGAEQVQGLSLHLTEGIVGATIMRQQSLLIHDAQLDIRHSRLADERTGRVTHSLLSVPLVRGGTVIGAMQAINKQESPVFEHADLELYRAIADVAALALENALLYTQLESSYNATLEVLSTALDQRDHETEGHSQRVSEFTVRLAQEIGLPLEEQRFLRRASLLHDIGKIGIPDAILNKPGPLTQDERRVMQRHPQLGFEMLQGIPHLHRERELVLTHQERWDGKGYPNGLRGEAIPLSARIFAIADTFDAILSDRPYRKGRDYATARAIIASEIGQQFEPRLVEAFMRIPEQEWIEIRKHADLLEEPLPTPELLKKAA, encoded by the coding sequence ATGTCCCTAACCGTCGAGGAGCTTGAGCGGCTCAGAACCGAGAACGAGCAGATGAAGAAGGCGCTGCACGCCGCGGAGCAGCGCCGGGCCCTTCTGGATCATATCGGGGCCCACCTCCAGCAGACCCTCCGGTTAGAGGACCTGATTCCCCGACTCTTTATTGAGGTCAATGCCGCACTTCGGGCCGAGGCGCAGTCCCTCTGGCTGGCCGATCACCTCAACCAGCGGGTCACCTGTCGCTTTGCCACGGGGCCGGGTGCGGAGCAGGTCCAGGGCCTCTCGCTTCACCTCACCGAGGGAATTGTGGGGGCGACCATCATGCGCCAGCAGTCCCTGCTGATCCACGATGCCCAGCTCGACATCCGCCATAGCCGCCTCGCCGATGAGCGCACGGGGCGGGTCACCCACTCTCTGCTCTCGGTGCCTCTGGTGCGCGGCGGCACGGTTATCGGTGCGATGCAGGCGATCAATAAGCAAGAGAGCCCAGTCTTTGAGCACGCGGACCTGGAGCTCTACCGGGCTATTGCCGATGTGGCCGCCCTCGCGCTGGAGAATGCCCTGCTCTACACGCAGCTTGAGAGCAGCTACAACGCCACGCTGGAGGTGCTCTCCACTGCTCTCGACCAGCGCGACCACGAGACCGAGGGGCACTCCCAGCGGGTCTCGGAGTTTACGGTGCGCCTGGCCCAGGAGATCGGCCTCCCGCTTGAGGAGCAACGCTTCCTGCGCCGCGCCTCGCTCCTCCACGATATCGGCAAGATCGGTATCCCGGATGCCATCCTCAACAAACCAGGACCTCTGACCCAAGACGAGCGCCGGGTCATGCAGCGCCACCCGCAGCTGGGCTTTGAGATGCTCCAGGGAATCCCCCACCTGCATCGCGAGCGGGAGCTGGTGCTCACCCACCAGGAGCGCTGGGACGGCAAGGGCTACCCAAATGGCCTTCGCGGCGAGGCGATCCCACTCTCAGCGCGCATCTTCGCCATCGCCGACACCTTCGATGCCATCCTCTCCGACCGCCCCTACCGCAAGGGCCGCGACTACGCCACCGCGCGCGCCATCATCGCCAGCGAGATCGGCCAGCAGTTCGAGCCCCGCCTCGTCGAGGCCTTCATGCGCATCCCCGAGCAGGAGTGGATCGAGATTCGCAAGCATGCCGATCTCCTCGAAGAGCCCCTTCCCACCCCGGAACTTCTTAAAAAAGCGGCATAG
- a CDS encoding DUF1592 domain-containing protein, with the protein MKRMFMGTLVSPVLLGLAAASQPPAELVARHEKEATPLLKQYCVSCHSGAQPSGGVSLDPADVAGIHKNADNWRKGLARLKDRSMPPRGSSRPSEPQRQALIADLTAVLDAAPVKATPGHTVLRRLSRLEYNNTVRDLFGVTTKPADSFPADGGGGGGFDNNADTLFLPPVLLERYLVAAQEVIDAAPAERLFPVKPSAKLPARAAAKLLIERQASRAFRRPVQPEETARLLRLYDSKTSYEDGVKAALKAVLISPSFLFRVEEAPVNTGNIALTDYELISRLSYFLWSSMPDDTLFALAREKKLRQPGVLTAQVRRMLLDPKARSFYDSFVSQWLHTRDLMTGIAAPDRGRFPQFDTALRDAMYQEPVLFFESLCRDNAPLTQLLSADYTFVNDKLAAHYGMEPVSGGGFKRVPVDTARRGGILTMAATLTVSSYPQRTSPVLRGKWILSEVLGTPPPPPPPVTKTLPPSDKKEGGLTFKQRLEKHREEPACAGCHARIDPMGFGLENYDPIGRWRDKIADDPVDASAKLLTGEEYHNPAEFKALVVKQQEQFLRNLVEKTLAYALGRGLEPTDQPAVKKILATLKTEGYKSETLFREVVLSLPFQFKEGR; encoded by the coding sequence ATGAAGCGAATGTTTATGGGGACGCTGGTCTCCCCGGTGCTCTTGGGACTCGCCGCCGCCTCCCAGCCGCCCGCTGAGCTGGTGGCGCGGCATGAAAAAGAGGCAACTCCCCTGCTCAAGCAGTACTGCGTGAGCTGTCACTCGGGGGCGCAGCCCAGTGGCGGTGTCTCGCTCGACCCCGCCGATGTGGCCGGCATCCACAAGAACGCCGACAACTGGCGCAAGGGCCTGGCACGCCTCAAGGATAGGAGCATGCCCCCGCGGGGAAGCAGCCGCCCCAGCGAGCCCCAGCGCCAGGCCCTGATCGCGGACTTGACAGCGGTCCTGGACGCCGCCCCGGTGAAGGCCACGCCAGGGCACACGGTCCTGCGCCGCCTGAGCCGCCTGGAGTACAACAACACGGTCCGCGATCTCTTTGGCGTGACAACCAAGCCCGCCGACTCCTTCCCCGCGGATGGCGGTGGCGGCGGCGGCTTCGACAACAACGCCGACACGCTCTTTCTGCCGCCGGTCTTGCTGGAGCGCTACCTGGTCGCGGCGCAAGAGGTGATCGACGCTGCCCCGGCCGAGCGGCTCTTTCCGGTCAAGCCCAGCGCCAAGCTCCCCGCACGCGCGGCGGCCAAGCTCCTAATCGAGCGCCAGGCGTCGCGCGCCTTTCGCCGGCCCGTCCAGCCCGAGGAGACCGCCCGCCTGCTGCGCCTCTACGACTCCAAGACCAGCTACGAAGACGGTGTCAAGGCGGCGCTCAAGGCCGTTTTAATCTCCCCGAGCTTTCTCTTCCGGGTCGAGGAGGCACCGGTGAACACGGGCAATATCGCCCTCACGGACTACGAGCTCATCAGCCGCCTCTCGTATTTCTTGTGGTCGTCGATGCCCGATGACACGCTCTTTGCCCTCGCCCGCGAGAAGAAGCTACGCCAGCCTGGCGTGCTCACGGCGCAGGTGCGCCGCATGCTCCTAGATCCCAAGGCCCGGAGCTTCTACGATAGCTTTGTGAGCCAGTGGCTCCACACACGGGATTTAATGACGGGGATCGCCGCGCCGGACCGGGGCCGCTTCCCCCAGTTCGATACCGCCCTGCGCGATGCGATGTACCAGGAGCCGGTGCTCTTCTTTGAGAGCCTCTGCCGCGACAACGCCCCGCTCACCCAGCTCCTCTCTGCCGACTATACGTTTGTGAACGACAAGCTCGCCGCGCACTATGGGATGGAGCCGGTCTCCGGGGGCGGCTTCAAGCGGGTTCCGGTGGACACAGCAAGGCGCGGGGGGATCCTGACCATGGCGGCAACCCTGACGGTCTCCAGCTACCCCCAGCGGACCTCGCCGGTGCTCCGTGGCAAGTGGATTCTCTCCGAGGTGCTGGGGACCCCGCCGCCGCCCCCGCCGCCCGTGACCAAGACCCTGCCGCCCAGCGATAAAAAAGAGGGGGGCCTGACCTTCAAGCAGCGCCTGGAGAAGCACCGGGAGGAGCCCGCCTGCGCGGGGTGCCACGCGCGTATCGACCCGATGGGCTTTGGCCTGGAAAACTACGACCCGATCGGCCGCTGGCGGGATAAGATCGCCGACGATCCCGTGGACGCCAGCGCGAAGCTGCTCACGGGCGAGGAGTACCACAACCCGGCGGAGTTCAAGGCGCTGGTGGTCAAGCAGCAGGAGCAGTTCCTGCGCAACCTGGTGGAGAAGACCCTCGCCTACGCCCTGGGCCGCGGCCTGGAGCCCACCGACCAGCCCGCGGTGAAGAAGATTCTCGCCACCCTCAAGACCGAGGGCTACAAGTCCGAGACCCTCTTCCGCGAGGTCGTGCTCTCGCTGCCGTTTCAGTTCAAAGAGGGGAGATAG
- the rplL gene encoding 50S ribosomal protein L7/L12 — protein MAINTADFIEQLKSMTILEVNELVQALQTEFGVSAVVAAGPATGGPAAPVEDEKTEFDVVLVSPGDKKIQVIKVIRDVTGLGLKEAKEIADTAPKAVKTGVSKDEADKLKAQFEAEGATIELK, from the coding sequence ATGGCTATCAATACCGCAGATTTTATTGAGCAGCTGAAGAGCATGACGATCCTCGAGGTAAACGAGCTCGTTCAGGCCCTCCAGACCGAGTTTGGCGTCTCCGCCGTCGTGGCCGCTGGCCCCGCAACCGGTGGCCCTGCCGCGCCCGTCGAGGACGAGAAGACTGAGTTCGACGTCGTGCTGGTGAGCCCCGGCGACAAGAAGATCCAGGTCATCAAGGTCATCCGTGATGTCACTGGTCTTGGCCTCAAGGAAGCCAAGGAGATCGCCGACACCGCTCCCAAGGCTGTTAAGACCGGCGTCAGCAAGGACGAGGCAGACAAGCTCAAGGCTCAGTTCGAGGCCGAGGGCGCTACCATCGAGCTCAAGTAA
- the rplJ gene encoding 50S ribosomal protein L10, with amino-acid sequence MAQPKKKLGTKPGVVGEISDLLKSSSAVILTEYRGLSVPQVGDIRTKLNAADSESDFSVVKNTLFKRAADGIIAADADLDAALNGPTAVVFAKDSLAAAKVLSDYIASNRNTPLKIKGGVVDGVYWDAAKIDALAKIPPRDTLYAMILGAFQSPLTSLAATLASIAEQKAA; translated from the coding sequence ATGGCACAACCTAAAAAGAAACTTGGTACCAAGCCGGGTGTGGTCGGGGAGATCAGCGACCTGCTGAAGAGTAGCTCCGCCGTCATCCTGACGGAGTACCGTGGCTTGAGCGTCCCCCAGGTAGGTGATATCCGCACCAAGCTGAACGCCGCCGATAGCGAGAGCGACTTCTCTGTCGTGAAGAACACGCTCTTCAAGCGCGCAGCCGATGGCATTATCGCGGCAGATGCAGACCTAGATGCAGCCCTCAACGGCCCCACGGCTGTTGTCTTTGCGAAGGACTCCCTGGCAGCCGCCAAGGTGCTCAGCGACTACATCGCCAGCAACCGCAACACGCCCCTGAAGATCAAGGGTGGTGTGGTCGATGGAGTCTACTGGGACGCCGCGAAGATCGATGCTCTGGCAAAGATCCCGCCGCGCGACACCCTCTACGCGATGATCCTTGGGGCTTTCCAGTCCCCCCTGACCAGCCTTGCCGCGACGCTTGCGTCTATCGCAGAGCAGAAGGCAGCTTAA
- a CDS encoding HD-GYP domain-containing protein, producing the protein MVQAMGRAIEAKDRYTQEHIARVVAMSMAIGRKLTLPEDKLRALEVGAALHDIGKIAIPEAVLNKPGKLTPEEFELIKEHAALGSDILQPVPFPPEVVEAVRHHHEKWDGSGYPDKLAGNNIPLMARIVAVADVYDALTSDRPYRAAWSHDRAMEFMRSQVGTHFNPEIFAAFESAMLESPELCSQAVDPEPPALRRAA; encoded by the coding sequence AAAAGATCGCTACACCCAAGAGCATATTGCCCGAGTCGTGGCGATGTCGATGGCGATCGGTCGAAAGCTAACACTCCCAGAGGACAAGCTCCGCGCGCTTGAGGTCGGCGCAGCACTGCACGATATCGGTAAAATCGCCATTCCGGAGGCGGTGCTCAATAAGCCAGGCAAGCTGACTCCTGAGGAGTTTGAGCTCATCAAAGAGCACGCAGCACTGGGAAGCGACATCCTTCAGCCCGTTCCCTTTCCGCCCGAGGTCGTCGAGGCCGTACGCCACCACCATGAAAAATGGGATGGGAGCGGCTACCCCGATAAGCTCGCAGGCAACAATATTCCGCTCATGGCGCGTATTGTCGCGGTTGCGGATGTCTACGATGCTCTGACATCGGATCGTCCCTACCGCGCTGCCTGGTCACACGACCGAGCGATGGAGTTCATGCGAAGCCAGGTCGGGACGCACTTCAACCCCGAGATCTTTGCAGCATTTGAGTCCGCCATGCTAGAGAGTCCGGAGCTCTGCTCCCAGGCAGTCGACCCAGAACCGCCAGCGCTCCGGCGTGCGGCCTAA